One window from the genome of Crassostrea angulata isolate pt1a10 chromosome 2, ASM2561291v2, whole genome shotgun sequence encodes:
- the LOC128171967 gene encoding uncharacterized protein LOC128171967, translated as MADGATGETRPRTHTEKGLEYHLDRKSKYRRGCENKLVSLSEDIEELLTTSTDVNEVKELYKKWLKVYDELLFTHESLQGLLKLSTGSGESDDKEFQDRNSRFHKVKDSVEQWFGKHSVQPTPKKIPSDVKSRLSSASRTSSQISLEKLKESQRKAELLAKASALDEQRKLEAAKLELKMKEEELKIKTELQISDARSKLLEELEKSELRDQELENSLINENIDRIVTFDLDRENEFTCDNSTPCIPHRSVQRLVRPELSTPIYEPSSEIQTVARELNKPKADLQKFDGNPMNYTRFLRQFNARICSNTESYEERLNYLLQFTVGEAQRIVSGYSYLDAERGYKAALEELKDRYGDPDIIAQAYVKKALDWPPVKPDSAKTLDQFAIFLRECQYAVENIDTGRVLEYSENLKLLVKKLPFYLHDKWRSCVYELKEKKQAVKFHHLADFVRKEAKKATDPIYGREIMSSSANKRFQDQKKSEAHKNFAVKTNTRSFYDNSATQMKPVFKHCTFCNGAHSLDMCLSITILPLKDRYAFLKTNGLCFACLRYGHVKTNCRQRMTCAHCKKYHPSILHVDPRQNEGTNGASTSREHTGGENPLFAMSSTVHMGAGKQALPIVPVRVKSKFSDKYLETYAFLDSGSNATFCLEDIARLLKLEGRKMNLNLTTMGQQHTQTSHVISGLEISDINGENVLELPPVYTQPTLPASRTDVISPEDIENYPYLSDIELPRIDSDVGILIGVNVPRAMEPWDVIPSVDNGPFAVKTLLGWVINGPLEIHATSNDTYVSVNRVDAKLMNNLEEQIRNQFNHDFNERTIDDKCEPSKEDRRFLECVSNSIHFEDGHYVISLPFKSENVCLPNNRKQVEQRLSSLQKRFSRDENFHKEYCVFMNKILEEGYAVKVPDEKVIQDDGQVWYLPHHGVYHPKKKKLRVVFDCAARYQGTSLNEQLLQGPNLTNTLIGTLLRFRQDEIVIMGDIDSMFYQVKVPQEDASFLRFLWWEDGNPRKRIIEYQMVVHLFGATSSPSCANYALRKTAHDYKGLYNTEVINTVLKNFYVDDCLKSVKTVTEASSLLCDLQDLLMRGGFHITKWISNSREVMTYIPVSRRAKEVKDLDLENDTLPIDRALGVQWCVENDVFCFKMDIKDQPLTRRGILSMVSSVFDPLGFLAPFTLKAKCLLQELCKLQLGWDEKIPGHLAQQWNEWLQDLERLSDFKVSRCYKPVGFGEIKSAQLHHFADASERGYGTVSYIRQQNFDGAVHCSFVIGKSRVAPLKQTTIPRLELTAATVAVRTDKMLKSELDVPIDETVFWTDSMAVIRYIRNTSSRFHTFVANRLAVIQEGSLPDEWRYINTKQNPADLASRGMSANDILQGKHWITAPEVLLAKNDSWTEKPMELSDEIPVDDPEVKKITVRAVIHTRESSDNHVDSVERLLNYHSSWYKLKKSVAWILKLKKKLFLRTQRKTQLENQAAETCLSAEDLQKAEVAILKFIQRTSFASEIEELKKGHPVKLSSNVRKLDPILDDGLIRVGGRLHRASMPLETKHPIILPKDNHVSNLILRQIHCELTHSGRNHMLSMLRQKYWLIHAPSSIRKLISKCIVCRRQKARVGEQKMAQLPEDRLIPDEPPFTRVGVDYFGPFEVKLKRSHVKRYGVIFTCLASRAVHLEVASSLTTDSYINALRRFIARRGQVKKIRSDNGTNFVGANRELRNSINDWNVSQIHEAMLQKNIDWHFNPPAGSHHGGVWERIIRTIRKVMNSVLREQILDDEGLNTLMCEIEAILNDRPITKNSDHHNDLEALTPNHLLLMRQQPNLPPGVFTKSDNYCRRRWRQVQYMANLFWNRWVKEYLPLLQERQKWHEVKRNLKIGDVVLVVDSNSPRNSWPMGVVLETVPDRFGLVRQVKVKTATNTLMRPIDKLCLILEMDEPSV; from the coding sequence TACTCCAAAGAAAATACCATCTGATGTGAAATCGAGACTGTCGAGTGCATCGAGAACTTCAAGTCAAATTTCACTCGAGAAATTAAAAGAAAGTCAACGAAAAGCAGAACTGTTGGCCAAAGCATCAGCTTTAGATGAACAACGAAAATTAGAAGCGGCTAAACTGGAGCTGAAAATGAAAGAAGAAGAATTGAAGATTAAAACTGAACTTCAGATAAGTGATGCACGATCCAAATTATTGGAAGAATTAGAGAAAAGTGAACTCCGTGACCAAGAACTAGAAAACTCCCTCATCAATGAAAATATAGACAGAATTGTAACTTTTGATCTTGATCGTGAGAATGAGTTCACATGTGACAATTCTACTCCGTGCATTCCTCATCGATCTGTGCAACGTTTAGTTAGACCAGAATTGTCAACACCCATATATGAACCAAGCAGTGAAATACAGACTGTCGCTCGTGAATTGAACAAACCAAAAGCTGATCTACAGAAGTTTGATGGAAACCCTATGAATtacacaagatttctcagacaATTCAATGCCAGAATTTGTTCTAATACGGAATCATACGAAGAACGGTTGAACTATCTATTACAGTTTACTGTTGGTGAAGCACAAAGAATCGTTTCTGGTTATTCATATCTGGATGCTGAACGTGGCTACAAAGCAGCACTGGAAGAGTTGAAGGATCGTTATGGAGACCCTGACATTATAGCGCAAGCATATGTGAAGAAAGCTCTCGACTGGCCTCCAGTAAAACCGGACAGTGCAAAAACTTTAGATCAGTTTGCTATATTTTTGCGTGAGTGTCAATATGCTGTTGAAAACATTGATACTGGTCGTGTACTGGAATATTCAGAAAATTTGAAACTGTTAGTGAAGAAATTACCATTTTACCTTCACGACAAATGGCGAAGCTGTGTATATGAACTGAAAGAGAAGAAACAAGCTGTGAAGTTTCACCATCTTGCTGACTTTGTTCGCAAAGAAGCCAAAAAAGCAACAGATCCTATATACGGAAGAGAAATTATGAGCAGTTCAGCCAACAAACGTTTTCAAGACCAGAAGAAATCAGAAGCACATAAAAACTTTGCTGTGAAAACCAACACAAGATCTTTTTATGATAACAGTGCTACACAGATGAAACCAGTTTTCAAACATTGTACATTCTGTAATGGAGCCCATTCATTGGACATGTGTTTGAGCATTACTATTCTACCTCTTAAAGACAGATATGCATTCTTGAAAACGAATGGACTGTGTTTTGCATGCTTGAGATATGGACATGTGAAAACTAATTGTCGACAAAGAATGACATGTGCTCATTGTAAGAAGTATCATCCATCCATTCTTCACGTTGATCCTCGACAGAATGAAGGAACAAATGGAGCTTCAACTTCAAGAGAACATACTGGTGGTGAAAACCCTTTGTTCGCTATGTCATCTACAGTTCATATGGGGGCTGGAAAACAAGCACTACCTATTGTGCCGGTCAGAGTCAAGTCAAAGTTCAGTGACAAATACCTGGAAACATATGCTTTCCTTGACTCAGGCAGCAATGCAACATTCTGTTTGGAGGACATTGCAAGATTGTTAAAACTGGAGGGAAGGAAGATGAACCTCAACCTTACAACAATGGGCCAACAGCATACTCAGACTTCTCATGTGATTTCCGGGTTAGAAATATCCGACATCAATGGTGAAAATGTGTTGGAACTTCCTCCGGTCTACACACAACCTACTTTACCTGCATCGAGGACAGATGTGATTTCTCCAGAGGATATTGAGAACTATCCATATCTCAGTGATATTGAACTTCCCAGGATTGACAGTGATGTTGGAATTCTGATTGGAGTCAATGTGCCTAGGGCAATGGAGCCTTGGGATGTTATACCCAGTGTTGATAATGGACCGTTCGCTGTAAAAACTTTGCTAGGCTGGGTGATAAATGGACCACTCGAAATTCATGCGACTTCGAATGATACATATGTGTCCGTTAATCGTGTAGATGCAAAACTAATGAACAACTTGGAGGAACAGATTCGCAATCAGTTTAATCATGACTTTAATGAAAGAACTATTGATGACAAGTGTGAACCCTCAAAGGAAGACAGAAGATTCCTAGAATGTGTGTCAAATTCTATTCATTTTGAAGATGGACATTACGTTATAAGCCTTCCGTTTAAGTCAGAAAACGTGTGTTTACCTAACAACAGGAAACAAGTTGAACAAAGACTGTCTTCACTTCAGAAACGATTTAGTCGTGATGAAAACTTTCACAAAGAATACTGTGTATTCATGAACAAGATTCTTGAAGAAGGATATGCTGTCAAAGTTCCAGATGAGAAAGTTATTCAAGATGACGGACAAGTGTGGTACCTACCTCATCATGGAGTATACCATCCTAAGAAGAAGAAGTTGAGAGTTGTGTTCGATTGTGCAGCTCGATATCAGGGAACTTCATTGAACGAACAACTGTTACAAGGACCGAATCTCACAAATACTCTGATTGGTACACTCTTAAGATTCAGACAAGATGAGATAGTGATCATGGGAGACATCGATAGCATGTTTTATCAAGTGAAAGTACCACAGGAGGATGCAAGTTTCCTTAGATTCCTATGGTGGGAGGATGGAAATCCTAGAAAACGCATAATTGAGTACCAAATGGTAGTACATTTATTTGGTGCGACATCATCGCCAAGTTGTGCAAATTATGCTTTGAGGAAAACAGCGCACGATTACAAAGGACTTTACAACACTGAAGTCATCAACACTGTCCTTAAAAACTTTTATGTGGATGACTGTTTGAAATCAGTGAAAACCGTAACTGAAGCATCTTCTCTGTTGTGTGATTTGCAAGATCTTCTTATGAGAGGAGGATTTCATATTACTAAATGGATTAGTAATAGCCGAGAAGTTATGACCTATATTCCAGTCTCAAGGAGAGCAAAGGAAGTCAAAGACTTGGATTTGGAAAATGATACCCTTCCCATCGATAGAGCCCTGGGAGTTCAGTGGTGTGttgaaaatgatgttttttgtttcaagatggacattaaagatCAACCCTTAACGAGAAGAGGTATCTTATCAATGGTGAGCAGTGTATTTGACCCACTGGGATTTTTGGCCCCGTTCACTCTAAAAGCAAAGTGTTTACTACAAGAACTTTGTAAACTTCAGCTAGGATGGGATGAGAAGATACCAGGACATCTCGCACAACAGTGGAATGAATGGCTACAAGATCTAGAGAGACTTTCTGACTTTAAAGTGTCAAGATGTTATAAACCTGTTGGATTCGGAGAAATAAAGTCCGCACAGCTACATCACTTCGCAGATGCCAGTGAACGTGGATATGGAACTGTATCCTATATAAGACAGCAGAACTTTGATGGTGCAGTTCATTGCTCATTCGTTATAGGCAAGTCACGTGTCGCTCCATTAAAACAGACGACAATTCCTCGACTAGAATTGACAGCGGCTACAGTAGCAGTTCGCACAGATAAGATGTTGAAGTCCGAGTTAGATGTACCTATAGATGAAACTGTGTTTTGGACAGACAGCATGGCAGTTATTCGGTATATAAGAAATACCTCATCTAGATTTCACACTTTCGTCGCAAATAGACTTGCAGTGATTCAGGAAGGTTCCTTACCTGATGAATGGCGATACATCAATACCAAACAAAACCCTGCTGATCTTGCATCAAGAGGCATGTCCGCTAATGACATTCTTCAAGGAAAACATTGGATAACAGCACCTGAAGTCTTGTTAGCAAAAAATGATAGTTGGACTGAAAAACCAATGGAACTTTCTGATGAGATACCTGTTGACGATCCAGAGGTAAAAAAGATCACAGTGAGGGCAGTTATTCATACACGTGAATCCAGTGATAATCATGTTGATAGTGTTGAAAGACTCTTGAACTATCATTCCTCATGGTACAAGTTAAAGAAAAGTGTGGCATGGATTctcaaattaaagaaaaaactgTTTCTCAGAACTCAACGCAAAACACAACTAGAAAATCAAGCAGCTGAGACATGTTTATCAGCTGAGGACTTGCAGAAAGCTGAAGTTgctattttgaaattcattcaaAGAACATCATTTGCATCAGAAATCGAAGAGCTGAAGAAAGGACATCCTGTGAAACTTAGTAGCAATGTCAGAAAATTAGACCCTATTCTTGATGATGGACTCATTCGTGTTGGTGGTCGATTGCACAGAGCAAGTATGCCATTAGAAACCAAGCATCCAATCATCTTACCTAAGGATAACCACGTGTCAAATCTGATATTGAGACAGATCCATTGTGAACTGACACATAGTGGTAGAAATCATATGCTTTCTATGTTAAGACAAAAATACTGGTTAATACATGCGCCTTCTTCTATCAGGAAGTTGATTTCAAAGTGTATAGTATGTCGCCGCCAAAAAGCTAGAGTTGGAGAACAGAAAATGGCTCAATTACCAGAGGATCGTTTAATACCTGATGAACCACCATTCACTAGAGTTGGCGTGGACTATTTTGGTCCTTTTGAAGTGAAATTGAAGAGAAGTCACGTCAAACGTTATGGTGTTATCTTTACATGTCTTGCCAGTCGTGCTGTGCATTTAGAAGTTGCGTCTTCTTTGACTACAGATTCCTACATCAACGCTTTACGTCGTTTCATTGCACGCAGAGGTCAGGTGAAGAAAATTCGCTCTGACAATGGGACAAACTTTGTTGGGGCCAATCGTGAACTTAGAAACTCGATAAACGACTGGAATGTGTCACAGATTCATGAAGCAATGCTACAGAAAAACATAGATTGGCATTTCAACCCCCCAGCAGGATCCCATCATGGAGGTGTCTGGGAGAGAATCATCAGGACCATAAGAAAAGTGATGAACAGTGTTCTTCGAGAACAGATCCTAGATGATGAAGGACTCAATACACTTATGTGTGAAATAGAGGCCATTCTCAATGACAGACCAATAACCAAGAATTCCGATCATCACAACGACCTAGAGGCTTTGACACCAAATCATCTCTTGTTAATGAGACAACAGCCAAATTTACCGCCAGGTGTGTTTACGAAATCCGACAACTACTGCAGACGTCGTTGGAGGCAGGTTCAATATATGGCCAACCTCTTCTGGAACCGATGGGTGAAAGAATACCTACCATTACTGCAAGAGCGTCAAAAGTGGCACGAAGTGAAGAGGAACCTGAAAATCGGTGATGTGGTTTTAGTGGTGGATTCGAACTCTCCTCGTAATTCCTGGCCCATGGGTGTGGTTTTAGAGACTGTTCCCGATCGTTTTGGATTGGTGCGACAAGTTAAAGTAAAGACAGCAACGAACACTTTGATGCGTCCAATAGATAAACTGTGTCTTATTTTGGAAATGGACGAACCTTCTGTGTGA
- the LOC128171409 gene encoding talin-1-like: protein MVTICTKMGISNHEEYSLVREMMDDEKEKALTLRRDKSIAKDQKKLDKMRKKLHTDDELEWLDHSRTLREQGVLDVDTLLLRRKFFFSDRNVDQRDPVQLNLLYIQGKSNLITAGKTVGEASQEVMTGIGETANDMDRMYQETLLALAKAVANATAQLVLKAKSVASTTEYQGLQNKVISSATSCALTTARGLYQGGGSDHQ, encoded by the exons ATGGTCACCATCTGTACCAAGATGG GTATCTCTAACCATGAGGAATACTCCCTGGTCCGCGAGATGATGGACGACGAGAAAGAGAAGGCGCTGACTCTCCGCCGAGACAAGTCCATCGCCAAGGACCAGAAGAAACTCGACAAGATGAGAAAGAAACTCCACACGGACGACGAAC TGGAGTGGTTGGACCATTCACGGACCCTGAGAGAACAGGGGGTGTTGGACGTGGACACACTACTGCTGAGGAGGAAGTTCTTTTTCTCCGACCGAAACGTTGACCAGCGTGACCCTGTACAACTCAATCTGCTATACATACAG GGTAAATCTAACCTAATCACGGCAGGTAAGACGGTCGGCGAGGCGTCACAGGAAGTGATGACAGGCATTGGAGAGACGGCTAACGACATGGACAGGATGTACCAG GAGACATTGCTAGCTCTTGCTAAGGCAGTGGCCAATGCGACGGCCCAGCTCGTCCTGAAGGCCAAGAGTGTGGCCAGCACCACCGAGTACCAGGGGCTTCAGAACAAGGTCATCAGCTCGGCGACCAGCTGTGCCCTCACGACAGCTCGTGGCCTGTACCAAG GTGGTGGCTCCGACCATCAGTAG
- the LOC128171387 gene encoding uncharacterized protein LOC128171387: MTQTAHIMDTASSQYITASSQYITASFSFRLHQCSKCPGDTAYHCVSCPCDLCPQCKENHVKDLQTIDHDVVSHRDKINYIPTQEICVRHPSHFYTKYCELCQVPVCDSCSEDQLHRFRSVLYGQGQHEILDIQTAYKTKRQQHRGTIHTIRSEALFYRPVLLTGIKADVKTCHTEFSLLQSEMLTKAQRLKDLIDKVVNDLLNNVLCYFDFKHRCKKQKIKMIRHIVRLRRYEHRYVQPAFTFSALQFLSFTKTALPQIHLTLHTSQLSMTESLNKEDVMESLSAIQITERGNRRVGNQCLLKLTSGAELHQSLTLTGVGRCLHISHVTSDRVWVSDDKYNLMLTDTTGVPLHRVEDSCSGYGLHTVNSESELIYIDRKYNINKLSKDMKTITTFIERTDSTWEPWCVYWSPSTGDLLVGMYRTGTGKVTRYNQSGQLTQTIQNHNTGRGLYSRPLYITENNNGDVVVSDYWSDAVVVTERGGRHRFSYTGPPSGSGLWPCGICTDALSHILVCDDITDTVQMINKDGQFLSHLLTESQEMGYPRSLSYDVNTHRLWVGSLDNNKVCVYRYITRQDAPTDKHRPRPDGDTQYTTHPHNTTHQLNEDEHRPRPDGDTMSSSTPAV; this comes from the exons ATGACCCAGACCGCCCACATCATGGACACAGCAAGCTCCCAATACATCACAGCAAGCTCCCAATACATCACAGCAAGCTTCTCATTTAGACTACATCAATGTTCTAAGTGTCCGGGGGACACAGCGTACCATTGTGTATcgtgtccatgtgatctgtgtccccagtgtaaagagaaccatgtaaaagatctccaaacaatagaccatgatgttgtgtcacaccgtgataaaatcaactacatcccaacacaagagatctgtgtgagacatcctagccatttttatacaaagtactgTGAACTTTGTCAAGTTCCTGTGTGTGATTCTTGTTCCGAGGACCAATTGCACCGATTTAGAAGTGTTCTCTATGGCCAAGGACAGCACGAAATACTGGATATACAAACAGCCTATAAAACAAAGCGACAACAACACAGAGGAACCATTCACACCATCAGAAGTgaggctctcttttacagacctgttctcctgACAGGAATCAAAGCTGATGTCAAAACCTGTCACACAGAATTCTCCCTCCTTCAATCagagatgttaacaaaggccCAGAGACTGAAGGATCTCATTGACAAAGTGGTAAATGATCTATTGAACAATGTGTTATgttactttgatttcaaacacagatgtaaaaaacaaaagataaaaatgatCAGACATATTGTCAGACTAAGGAGATATGAACACAGATATGTACAGCCAGCATTCACATTCAGTGCGCTACAATTCCTCTCCTTCACAAAGACAGCCCTCCCCCAGATACATCTtacactccacaccagccagctctccatgactgagtcactcaacaaggaggatgtgatggagtcactgagtgcaatccaaatcacagagagaggaaaccgacgcgtaggaaaccagtgtctgctgaaactgacgtcTGGTGCTGAGCTCCATCAATCTCTCACACTGACAGGTGTTGGTCGTTGTTTACACATTTCCCatgtgacatcagaccgggtctgggtcagtgatgaTAAATACAATCTCatgttgacagacacaacaggtgtccctctacatcgtgtggaggATTCATGTAGTGGTTAtggattacacacagtgaacagtgagagtgaactgatttatatagataggaaatataacatcaacaaactgtcaaaggatatgaaaacaatcaccacatttatagagagaacagactCTACATGGGAACCatggtgtgtgtactggtccccgtccactggggatctactggtcgggatgtatAGGACAGggacaggcaaggtaacccggtacaaccagagtggacaactcacacaaaccatacagAACCACAACACAGGACGGGGACTGTATAGTAGACCTctctatataacagagaacaacaatggggatgtcgtggtgtctgactatTGGTCTgatgctgtagtggtgacagagcgtggaggaagacatcgtttctcctacacaggacctCCATCAGGATCAGGACTATGGCCAtgtggaatctgtactgacgcgctgtcacacatcctggtgtgtgatgataTAACCGACACAGTACAGATGATAAataaggacggtcagttcctgtcacatctactgacagAATCACAAGAGATGGGTTATCCACggagcctgagttatgatgtcaacactcaccgtctctgggtcggatcactGGACAACAACAAGGTGtgtgtctacaggtatatcaccagacaggacgctccgacag ACAAACACAGACCCCGTCCTGATGGAGACACTCAATACACGACACATCCTCACAACACAACTCATCAACTTAACGAAG atgaacacaGACCCCGTCCTGATGGGGACACCATGTCCAGCTCAACACCAGCCGTATAA